From a region of the Arvicanthis niloticus isolate mArvNil1 chromosome 6, mArvNil1.pat.X, whole genome shotgun sequence genome:
- the Ptrh2 gene encoding peptidyl-tRNA hydrolase 2, mitochondrial produces the protein MLSKFLTMEYLVHPGTLSLAAGVACGMCLGWGLRSHRGMFPQNSASEINRDTETGTEASILGESGEYKLILVVRTDLKMGKGKVAAQCSHAAVSAYKQTQRRNPQVLKEWEYCGQPKVVVKAPDEDTLIQLLTHAKTLGLTVSLIQDAGRTQIEPGSRTVLGIGPGPVELIDEVTGHLKLY, from the coding sequence ATGCTCTCCAAGTTCTTGACTATGGAGTATTTGGTTCATCCTGGTACACTCAGCTTGGCTGCTGGAGTTGCTTGTGGCATGTGCCTGGGCTGGGGCCTCCGGAGCCACCGTGGGATGTTCCCCCAGAACTCAGCAAGTgagataaacagagacacagagacggGAACCGAAGCAAGCATCTTGGGAGAGAGTGGGGAATACAAACTGATTCTTGTGGTTCGAACTGACTtaaagatggggaaagggaaggtCGCTGCCCAGTGTTCTCATGCTGCTGTTTCTGCCTACAAGCAGACTCAAAGGAGAAACCCTCAAGTGCTCAAAGAGTGGGAGTACTGTGGCCAGCCCAAAGTGGTGGTCAAAGCTCCAGATGAAGACACGCTCATTCAATTACTCACCCATGCAAAAACCTTGGGACTGACTGTAAGTTTAATCCAAGATGCTGGACGTACTCAGATTGAACCAGGCTCTCGAACTGTCCTGGGCATTGGGCCAGGACCAGTAGAGCTAATTGATGAGGTCACTGGCCATCTAAAACTctactag